The Triticum dicoccoides isolate Atlit2015 ecotype Zavitan chromosome 6A, WEW_v2.0, whole genome shotgun sequence genome has a window encoding:
- the LOC119317777 gene encoding uncharacterized protein At3g17950-like, whose amino-acid sequence MDNDAGMIPSSPSAESSSSSSDIDTESTCSFFRDRSTTLGTLMGVSLADGEDRPPETQQAADEQERPRAPAPGEEGWTWCRRWRPRRGASWWRLCRDDVGGTTSLAHFLHMERQLSGDGGEVTVPLFENGRVLPSSSATATAVVEDQRAKWKLRRSAQGSLSLARLPVLLTGICSGGA is encoded by the exons ATGGACAACGACGCCGGCATGATCCCCTCCTCGCCCTCCGCCGAGTCGTCGTCCTCTTCCTCCGACATCGACACCGAG TCCACATGCTCGTTCTTCCGGGACCGGAGCACGACGCTGGGGACGCTCATGGGCGTGTCCCTGGCCGACGGGGAGGACCGTCCTCCGGAGACGCAGCAGGCGGCGGACGAGCAGGAGCGgccccgcgcgccggcgccggGGGAGGAGGGCTGGACGTGGTGCCGGAGGTGGAGGCCCCGGCGCGGTGCCAGCTGGTGGCGGCTGTGCAGGGACGACGTCGGCGGCACGACGTCGCTGGCCCACTTCCTGCACATGGAGAGGCAgctctccggcgacggcggggagGTGACGGTGCCGCTGTTCGAGAACGGGAGGGTGCTGCCGTCGTCGTCCGCGACGGCCACCGCGGTCGTGGAGGATCAGAGGGCCAAGTGGAAGCTGCGGAGGTCTGCCCAGGGGTCGTTGTCGCTGGCGAGGCTGCCGGTGCTGCTCACCGGCATCTGCAGCGGCGGAGCTTGA